The proteins below are encoded in one region of Nocardioides marmorisolisilvae:
- the galK gene encoding galactokinase → MLNRSGTWVAPGRVNLIGEHTDYNGGFCLPIALEHTTRARVRLRSDDEVRFRSTAGDRGGEYAVGVLAAFRAESYDVPGADISVDSDVPIGAGLSSSAALECAIALAINDLVGLGLPRTVLARIAQRAENEFVGAPTGILDQSASLLCTAGHALLLDCRDQSTEQVPFDPAASGLHLLVIDTRAHHQLTDGQYGDRRDECARAARALGLGSLRDAGAADLDLLGDDLLRRRARHVITENQRVLEVVVMLRAGRLGDIGPLLTASHASLRDDYEVSCPELDVAVAAALAAGARGARMTGGGFGGSAIALADSSAAVEEEVRAAFDRHGFAAPDVFEVRPGAGARREPGSTTLDERSGRTTARPTTGPPSTKGH, encoded by the coding sequence GTGCTGAACAGATCGGGGACGTGGGTGGCGCCGGGACGGGTCAACCTGATCGGCGAGCACACCGACTACAACGGCGGCTTCTGCCTGCCGATCGCACTGGAGCACACGACCCGCGCCCGGGTCCGGTTGCGCAGCGACGACGAGGTCCGGTTCCGGTCGACCGCGGGCGACCGCGGCGGTGAGTATGCCGTCGGCGTGCTCGCTGCCTTCCGCGCCGAGTCGTACGACGTGCCGGGCGCGGACATCTCGGTGGACAGCGACGTGCCCATCGGGGCGGGGCTGTCCTCATCGGCCGCGCTCGAGTGCGCGATCGCCCTGGCCATCAACGACCTGGTCGGCCTCGGGCTGCCACGGACCGTGCTGGCCCGCATCGCCCAGCGGGCGGAGAACGAGTTCGTCGGCGCGCCTACCGGGATCTTGGACCAGTCCGCGAGCCTGCTGTGCACGGCCGGCCACGCCCTGCTGCTGGACTGTCGCGACCAGAGCACCGAGCAGGTCCCCTTCGACCCCGCGGCGAGCGGCCTGCACCTGCTGGTGATCGACACCCGCGCCCATCACCAGCTCACCGACGGCCAGTACGGGGACCGGCGCGACGAGTGCGCCCGGGCCGCACGTGCGCTCGGGCTGGGCAGCCTCCGCGACGCCGGCGCAGCCGACCTCGACCTGCTGGGCGACGACCTGCTCCGCCGCCGTGCGCGCCACGTCATCACCGAGAACCAGCGGGTGCTCGAGGTCGTGGTGATGCTCCGGGCCGGACGGCTCGGCGACATCGGCCCGCTGCTGACCGCCTCGCACGCGTCACTGCGCGATGACTACGAGGTGAGCTGTCCGGAGCTCGACGTTGCGGTCGCGGCGGCGCTGGCCGCGGGGGCGCGCGGCGCCCGGATGACCGGGGGTGGCTTCGGTGGCAGCGCGATCGCGCTCGCCGACTCGTCAGCCGCCGTCGAGGAGGAGGTCCGCGCCGCGTTCGACCGCCACGGCTTCGCCGCACCTGACGTGTTCGAGGTGCGGCCCGGAGCCGGCGCCCGACGGGAACCCGGCTCGACTACGCTCGACGAACGATCCGGTCGGACCACCGCCCGTCCGACCACCGGTCCACCGTCCACGAAAGGGCACTGA
- a CDS encoding right-handed parallel beta-helix repeat-containing protein: MPTTHPWRRALATAVALATTGATGLALAGIAVPSAAAAAPTTRYVAPSGSNTTNECTDGAAPCQTIQYAVDHADPGDTISIGPGTYPENVQIDVSLTLSGTGANTTISGNGSAAPSISVDGTGSATPPFVALTGLDVSDNHDSGSPASVGISLESATARITDSTVSANDSHGVHIDKGSSATITSSTVSGNEAAGVYVGGGSIATITDSTVSNNAAAGIFLVPDSANPPKATVHSSTINGNGQGGVVVDTGHADIDTTTLDGNAFAGLMLSGDGASASLHSSTVSHTKAISGQAPTLGAGVVVYLKASVSIANSTIDANTGQGILNSSGTVTVEDSTIADTEPGQNENGFSDGAVVVNTESGPATTNLSGTILARNPYMRACNGIVADKGFNLASDTSCSLDAGGSLNNTAAKLGMLADNGGPTKTMAPEAVSRAVNAIPNGVAPCTAGAKDQRGLTRPQGLRCDIGAVELAARATPHLALAKTTIGYGHQARARVSVPGAGTGTVTVRTSGFRHTAALSGGAATVRLPAGLSVGPHTVTATYDGTTRIISSAPAQAALRVVKQKTRTTVKLAKKSVKAGRTATLHVRVRGHAGGAFPAGQVRVTLKVGHHKVTRKATLHKRDKGALRVKVKTPRHRGSARVVVHYSGDHHYTKSTSKPQTVQLR; encoded by the coding sequence ATGCCCACCACACACCCATGGCGGCGCGCACTCGCGACCGCCGTCGCCCTGGCCACCACCGGTGCGACCGGCCTCGCACTCGCAGGCATCGCTGTGCCCTCCGCCGCGGCCGCCGCCCCGACCACGCGGTATGTGGCCCCCAGCGGCAGCAACACCACCAATGAGTGCACCGATGGGGCGGCTCCCTGCCAGACGATCCAGTACGCCGTGGATCACGCCGACCCCGGCGACACCATCTCGATCGGGCCCGGCACCTACCCCGAGAACGTCCAGATCGACGTCTCGCTCACGCTCAGCGGGACCGGCGCCAACACGACGATCTCCGGCAACGGCTCGGCGGCCCCGAGCATCTCCGTAGACGGCACCGGTTCCGCGACACCGCCGTTCGTCGCGCTGACCGGCCTCGACGTCTCGGACAACCACGACTCCGGCAGCCCGGCGTCCGTCGGCATCTCGCTCGAATCGGCGACCGCCCGGATCACCGACAGCACCGTGTCCGCCAACGACAGCCACGGCGTTCACATCGACAAGGGCAGCAGCGCGACCATCACCAGCAGCACCGTGTCCGGCAATGAGGCGGCCGGTGTGTACGTCGGCGGCGGCAGCATCGCCACCATCACCGACAGCACCGTGTCGAACAACGCCGCGGCGGGCATCTTCCTCGTCCCGGACTCCGCGAACCCTCCGAAGGCGACCGTCCACAGCTCGACGATCAATGGGAACGGGCAGGGCGGGGTGGTCGTCGACACCGGCCACGCGGACATCGACACCACGACCCTCGACGGCAATGCCTTTGCCGGACTCATGCTCAGCGGCGATGGGGCCAGCGCGTCGCTCCATTCGAGCACCGTGTCTCACACCAAGGCGATTTCGGGCCAGGCGCCAACGCTCGGCGCCGGCGTGGTCGTGTATTTGAAAGCGAGCGTGTCGATCGCCAACTCCACCATCGACGCCAACACCGGCCAGGGCATCCTGAACTCGAGCGGAACGGTCACCGTCGAGGACTCCACGATCGCGGACACCGAGCCCGGGCAGAACGAGAACGGGTTCTCTGACGGCGCCGTGGTGGTCAACACGGAGAGCGGCCCTGCGACGACGAACCTCAGCGGCACGATCCTCGCCCGCAATCCGTACATGCGCGCCTGCAACGGCATTGTTGCCGACAAGGGGTTCAACCTGGCCTCGGACACCAGCTGCAGCCTTGATGCCGGCGGCAGCCTGAACAACACCGCCGCGAAGCTCGGAATGTTGGCCGACAACGGCGGGCCCACCAAGACCATGGCCCCGGAGGCGGTCAGCCGGGCGGTCAACGCCATCCCCAACGGCGTTGCTCCCTGCACCGCGGGCGCCAAGGATCAGCGCGGCCTCACCCGCCCCCAGGGATTGCGCTGCGACATCGGCGCGGTCGAGCTGGCCGCCCGGGCCACTCCCCACCTCGCCCTGGCGAAGACCACGATCGGATACGGCCACCAGGCCCGTGCGCGGGTGAGTGTTCCGGGCGCCGGCACCGGGACTGTCACCGTCAGAACCTCAGGATTCCGGCACACCGCTGCTCTCAGCGGCGGGGCTGCCACGGTCCGCCTCCCCGCGGGGCTCTCGGTCGGCCCGCACACCGTCACCGCGACGTACGACGGCACCACGCGAATCATCTCCAGCGCCCCTGCCCAGGCGGCACTGCGGGTGGTCAAGCAGAAGACCCGCACCACCGTGAAGCTTGCAAAGAAGTCGGTCAAGGCGGGGAGGACGGCGACGCTGCACGTGAGGGTCCGCGGTCACGCCGGCGGAGCCTTCCCGGCCGGCCAGGTCCGGGTCACCCTGAAGGTCGGCCACCACAAGGTGACTCGCAAGGCGACGCTCCATAAACGCGACAAGGGCGCGCTGCGCGTGAAGGTCAAGACGCCGAGACATCGCGGCTCCGCCAGGGTGGTTGTGCACTACAGCGGCGATCACCACTACACGAAGAGCACCTCCAAACCACAGACCGTCCAGCTGCGCTGA
- the glgX gene encoding glycogen debranching protein GlgX, with product MTVLEETASATIWPGRNWPLGSTWTTEATNFAVHAPEAGAVWVCIFDDDDNETRHQLTEYSLGIWHGEIPGVAVGTRYGYRVDGPWLPQQGLRFNVHKLLLDPYARAISGTTESGTEKSGGALFAHDLADPTKPSTVDAAPATARSVVVNDEFDWGDDRPMRRRWRDSVIYELHAKGFTQLHDRVPEDLRGTYAGLGHQVVTDYLLDLGVTAVELLPIHQFVSEPELVDRGLVNYWGYNSIGYFAPHAAYSASGDRGQQVTEFKQMVKSFHAAGIEVILDVVYNHTAEAGALGPTLSFRGLDDRGMYKRVTTEGAVPHEFDDTYWDVTGCGNTVNADNAAALRLILDSLRYWVTEMHVDGFRFDLLSALTRTGYDVDMRGHLLTTIGQDPVLRHVKLIAEPWDASMDGYRLGEYPPPWVEWNDQFRDTMRDFWRGQSDGIRTVATRLAGSSDLYADDGRSPYASVNFVTAHDGFTLRDLVSYENKHNEDNGEDNKDGTDNNRSWNCGVEGETDDKDVLTLRHRIAANLITTLCFANGVPMITAGDERGRTQHGNNNAFCQDNETSWIDWSPDDAWLDIYDIVKTALRIRREHPALRQRHWFEGRPTVKGGPKDLAWIHPTGREMTGDDWSDGLLRVIGMFVSASPLRSPGPRGEVQRDSSFLLWLNGSEHPADCTLPENDWVSAGTVVLSTDPEMPQGTTVKAGEVIRVDARSLVVLQES from the coding sequence GTGACTGTGCTGGAAGAGACCGCGTCCGCGACGATCTGGCCGGGCCGGAACTGGCCCCTGGGATCCACGTGGACGACCGAGGCCACCAACTTCGCCGTGCACGCCCCGGAGGCCGGCGCCGTGTGGGTGTGCATCTTCGATGACGACGACAACGAGACCCGACACCAGCTCACCGAGTACAGCCTCGGCATCTGGCACGGCGAGATCCCCGGCGTGGCCGTCGGAACCCGCTACGGCTACCGGGTCGACGGCCCGTGGCTCCCCCAGCAGGGGCTGCGCTTCAACGTCCACAAGCTGCTGCTGGACCCCTACGCCCGAGCGATCAGCGGCACCACCGAGAGCGGGACCGAGAAGAGCGGCGGCGCGCTGTTCGCCCACGATCTCGCCGATCCCACGAAGCCGTCCACGGTGGACGCGGCACCCGCGACGGCCCGCAGCGTGGTGGTCAACGACGAGTTCGACTGGGGGGACGACCGGCCGATGCGTCGACGGTGGCGCGACTCTGTCATCTACGAGCTGCACGCCAAGGGCTTCACCCAGCTGCACGACCGGGTCCCCGAGGACTTGCGGGGCACGTACGCCGGCCTCGGCCACCAGGTCGTCACCGACTACCTGCTGGACCTCGGCGTCACCGCCGTCGAGCTCCTCCCGATCCACCAGTTCGTCTCCGAGCCCGAGCTCGTCGACCGTGGGCTGGTGAACTACTGGGGCTACAACTCGATCGGCTACTTCGCACCGCACGCGGCGTACAGCGCCAGCGGCGATCGCGGGCAACAGGTCACCGAGTTCAAGCAGATGGTGAAGAGCTTCCACGCCGCCGGCATCGAGGTGATCCTCGACGTGGTCTACAACCACACGGCCGAGGCCGGCGCCCTCGGTCCGACGCTCAGCTTTCGCGGGCTCGACGACCGCGGCATGTACAAGCGGGTCACCACCGAGGGAGCCGTGCCGCACGAGTTCGACGACACCTACTGGGACGTGACCGGCTGCGGCAACACCGTCAACGCCGACAATGCGGCGGCACTGCGGCTGATCCTCGACTCACTGCGCTACTGGGTCACCGAGATGCACGTCGACGGCTTCCGGTTCGACCTGCTGTCCGCACTGACCCGCACCGGGTACGACGTGGACATGCGCGGACACCTGCTCACCACCATCGGCCAGGACCCGGTCCTGCGGCACGTGAAGCTGATCGCCGAGCCCTGGGACGCCTCCATGGACGGCTACCGTCTCGGCGAGTACCCACCCCCGTGGGTGGAGTGGAACGACCAGTTCCGCGACACCATGCGGGACTTCTGGCGCGGCCAGTCCGACGGGATCCGCACGGTGGCGACCCGGCTCGCCGGATCCTCCGACCTGTACGCCGACGACGGCCGCTCGCCGTACGCATCGGTGAACTTCGTGACCGCCCACGACGGCTTCACGTTGCGCGACCTGGTCTCCTACGAGAACAAGCACAACGAGGACAACGGCGAGGACAACAAGGACGGCACCGACAACAACCGCTCCTGGAACTGCGGCGTCGAGGGCGAGACCGACGACAAGGACGTGCTCACCCTTCGGCACCGGATCGCGGCCAACCTCATCACGACGCTCTGCTTCGCCAACGGCGTACCGATGATCACCGCCGGCGACGAGCGCGGACGCACTCAGCACGGCAACAACAACGCGTTCTGCCAGGACAACGAGACCTCGTGGATCGACTGGTCCCCCGACGACGCGTGGCTCGACATCTACGACATCGTCAAGACCGCGCTGCGGATCCGGCGCGAGCATCCCGCGCTGCGGCAACGGCACTGGTTCGAGGGTCGCCCCACCGTCAAGGGCGGCCCGAAGGACCTGGCCTGGATCCACCCGACCGGCCGCGAGATGACTGGCGACGATTGGTCCGACGGGCTGCTGCGGGTGATCGGCATGTTCGTCTCCGCCTCGCCCCTGCGCTCCCCGGGCCCTCGGGGGGAGGTGCAGCGCGACTCGTCGTTCCTGTTGTGGCTCAACGGCTCCGAGCACCCCGCCGACTGCACGCTGCCCGAGAACGACTGGGTAAGCGCCGGCACGGTGGTGCTCTCGACCGACCCCGAGATGCCCCAGGGCACCACCGTCAAGGCCGGTGAGGTCATCCGGGTGGACGCCCGGTCGCTGGTCGTGCTGCAGGAGAGCTGA